CAGGATGTCCTCGGCGCTGCCGGTCTGCACGATCCGCCCGTCGCGCATGACGGCGATCCGGTCGCCCAGGCGCATGGCCTCGTTCAGGTCGTGGGTGATGAAGACGATGGTCTTCCTCAGCGTCCGCTGGAGCTCGAGCAGCTGGTCCTGCATGTCGCGGCGGATCAGCGGGTCGAGCGCGCTGAAGGACTCGTCCATCAGCAGCAGGTCGGCGTCGGTGGCCAGGGCGCGGGCCAGGCCGACGCGCTGCTGCATGCCGCCGGACAGCTCGTCGGGCCAGGACCGCGCCCAGCCGTCCAGTCCGCACAGGGCCAGCGCCTCGCCGGCGCGGCGCTCGCGCTCGGCGCGGGGCACGCCCTGCACGGCCAGGCCGTAGGCGGCGTTCTCCAGGACGCTGCGGTGCGGGAACAGCGCGAAGTGCTGGAAGACCATGCTGATCTTCCGGGCGCGGACCTCGCGCAGCTCGCGGCCGGAGAGCGCGGTCAGGTCCTGCCCGTCGAAGCGGACCGTTCCGGCGGTGGGCTCGAGCAGCCCGTTGAGCATGCGCAGCAGCGTGGACTTGCCCGAGCCGGACAGGCCCATGACGACGAAGATCTCGCCCGGTTCCACGGTGAAGGAGGCGTCGATCACGGCGGCGGTGGTGCCGTCGGCCCGCAGCTCCTGACGGTCGGCTCCCTCGCGGAGCCGGTCCACTGCCTCGTCCGGTCGTCTGCCGAACACCTTGTAGAGATGCTGGGCCTCAAGCCTGGCTGACACGCGTGCCTCTCGTCTGGACGGCAAGGAAGGGGGACGAGGGCCGCAAACAGTTGAAAGTGCAACCGACGTCGCTCCGAGGCGGCGCCTGCCCAGACGCCTCCACGGCAAACACGACAGTGATCCGGCTCACAGGACGTTCACGACTGGCACGCCCCGGCCGGCGCCGGGAGACTGTCGGCGGGGTACGGCATGATGCGGGACGTGACCGGACGACTGATGCTCCTCGACACCGCCTCGCTCTACTTCCGCGCCTACTTCGGCGTCCCGGACTCGGTGAGAGCGCCGGACGGCACGCCGGTGAACGCCGTGCGCGGACTGCTCGACTTCATCGACCGCCTGGTCCGGGACCACCACCCCGAGCACCTGGTGGCGTGCATGGACGCCGACTGGCGCCCGAAGTGGCGGGTCGACCTGATCCCGTCGTACAAGGCGCACCGGGTCGCCGAGGAGCAGGAGAGCGGGCCGGACGTGGAGGAGGTGCCGGACACGCTGTCGCCGCAGGTGC
This region of Streptomyces chromofuscus genomic DNA includes:
- a CDS encoding quaternary amine ABC transporter ATP-binding protein, with protein sequence MSARLEAQHLYKVFGRRPDEAVDRLREGADRQELRADGTTAAVIDASFTVEPGEIFVVMGLSGSGKSTLLRMLNGLLEPTAGTVRFDGQDLTALSGRELREVRARKISMVFQHFALFPHRSVLENAAYGLAVQGVPRAERERRAGEALALCGLDGWARSWPDELSGGMQQRVGLARALATDADLLLMDESFSALDPLIRRDMQDQLLELQRTLRKTIVFITHDLNEAMRLGDRIAVMRDGRIVQTGSAEDILLRPANDYVASFIQDVDRSRVLTAGAVMDTGVRGDEAGCACETATPDTPFTELCAISARVPHPVAVLDGGHKLVGVVPRQRLVGFLGDQEGGATPCDSPREGTVTADA